Proteins encoded in a region of the Isosphaeraceae bacterium EP7 genome:
- a CDS encoding DUF4394 domain-containing protein: MSVRNLIAGLVAVGALAAASNASADTYTLGDGGNSLVRFANGSPGSASVVAGFSGAATALDAIDFRPDTGELYGYQSNSNTYYTVNTSTGALTAVSGAVAPTNTFVLGIDFNPTIDRLRTVTESGQNIVFNPNTGTTTVATGLAYAAGDVNAGLVPSIVENAYTNSFKGATTTTQYAIDYRLHTLTTLANNAGTLATIGTITLDGVELNFDEYVGFDIATFGGVNVGYAVLNVDGISGLYTIDLASGAATSLGAFDSSLSSIPLYSLAVAPVPEPATLAMLGTGLAAVAFAARRRS, translated from the coding sequence ATGAGCGTTCGGAACCTGATCGCTGGACTGGTCGCCGTCGGCGCCCTCGCGGCTGCCTCCAACGCCTCGGCGGACACCTACACCCTGGGCGACGGCGGCAACTCGCTCGTCCGCTTCGCCAACGGCAGCCCCGGCTCGGCCTCGGTGGTCGCCGGCTTCAGCGGCGCCGCCACCGCGCTGGACGCCATCGACTTCCGCCCCGACACCGGCGAGTTGTACGGCTACCAGAGCAACAGCAACACGTATTACACGGTCAATACGTCCACCGGCGCCCTGACGGCCGTCTCCGGGGCCGTCGCCCCGACCAACACGTTCGTCCTGGGCATCGACTTTAACCCGACGATCGATCGCCTGCGCACCGTGACCGAGAGCGGGCAGAACATCGTCTTCAACCCCAACACCGGCACGACCACCGTCGCCACCGGCCTGGCCTATGCCGCGGGCGACGTCAACGCCGGCCTCGTGCCGTCGATCGTCGAGAACGCCTATACCAATAGCTTCAAGGGTGCCACAACGACCACCCAGTATGCCATAGACTACCGCCTGCACACGCTCACCACGCTGGCGAACAACGCCGGAACGCTGGCGACCATCGGCACGATCACCCTGGATGGCGTCGAGCTGAACTTCGACGAATACGTCGGATTCGACATCGCCACATTCGGCGGGGTCAATGTCGGCTATGCCGTGCTGAACGTGGACGGCATCTCGGGCCTGTACACGATCGACCTGGCCTCCGGCGCGGCCACGTCGCTGGGCGCGTTCGACTCGTCTCTGTCGAGCATCCCGCTCTACTCCCTGGCCGTGGCCCCCGTGCCCGAGCCCGCCACCCTGGCGATGCTCGGCACCGGGCTCGCCGCCGTCGCCTTCGCGGCACGCCGCCGGTCCTGA
- a CDS encoding DUF1501 domain-containing protein, which translates to MIDRRQFLWRSGGGLGGMALAHMMGTEGLLAADGPRPRADLNGGLHHKAKATRVVQLFMSGAASQCDTFDYKPRLIRDHGKPFDPGGKVELFQSSPGPVMKSPWAWSPRGECGKYVSDLVPHIGGCVDDIAFLPAMTSKSNVHGPATFLQGTGFVLPGFPAMGAWASYGLGSMNRDLPTFVVLPDTRGYAPNGPANWGAGFLPATHQGTTVRPGGKNPIFDLFPPDDPDLTPEARSEGLALLDALNRGHKATREGDSRLDARIASYELAARLQLSAPEALDLKGETDATKSLYGLDDPVTEDFGRNCLIARRLLERGVRFVQVWSGADNGFPRRNWDSHEDLARDHGSMAAGMDRPAAALLLDLKSRGLLDDTIILWTTEFGRMPCGQGGKGRDHNPLAFTNWLAGGGIKGGVTHGASDEWSYKAVESPTEVYDVHATVLHLLGIDHTRLTYRHNGIDRRLTDVHGHVIPQILA; encoded by the coding sequence ATGATCGACCGTCGACAGTTCCTCTGGCGTTCCGGCGGCGGCCTGGGCGGGATGGCGCTGGCGCACATGATGGGCACCGAGGGACTGCTGGCGGCCGACGGGCCCAGGCCCCGAGCCGACCTGAATGGCGGCCTGCACCACAAGGCGAAGGCCACGCGGGTGGTGCAGCTCTTCATGTCGGGCGCCGCCAGCCAGTGCGACACGTTCGACTACAAGCCCAGGCTGATCAGGGACCACGGCAAGCCGTTCGACCCCGGCGGCAAGGTCGAGCTGTTCCAGAGCAGCCCGGGCCCCGTGATGAAGAGCCCCTGGGCCTGGTCCCCGCGCGGCGAGTGCGGCAAATACGTCAGCGACCTCGTCCCGCACATCGGCGGATGCGTCGACGACATCGCGTTCCTGCCGGCGATGACCTCCAAGTCGAACGTCCACGGGCCGGCCACGTTCCTGCAAGGGACCGGGTTCGTGCTCCCCGGGTTCCCGGCGATGGGCGCCTGGGCGTCGTACGGACTGGGGTCGATGAACCGCGACCTGCCCACGTTCGTGGTGCTGCCCGACACGCGCGGCTATGCCCCCAACGGGCCGGCCAACTGGGGCGCCGGGTTCCTGCCCGCGACGCACCAGGGGACGACCGTGCGGCCGGGCGGCAAGAACCCGATCTTCGACCTGTTCCCGCCCGACGACCCCGACCTCACCCCCGAGGCACGCAGCGAAGGCCTGGCATTGCTCGATGCCTTGAACCGGGGCCACAAGGCCACCCGCGAGGGGGATTCGAGGCTCGACGCCCGCATCGCCTCGTACGAGCTGGCCGCCCGGTTGCAACTGAGCGCGCCCGAGGCGCTCGACCTGAAGGGGGAGACCGACGCGACGAAGTCGCTTTATGGGTTGGACGACCCGGTGACCGAGGACTTCGGCCGCAACTGCCTGATCGCCCGGCGTTTGCTGGAGCGCGGGGTCCGGTTCGTGCAGGTCTGGAGCGGCGCCGACAACGGGTTCCCCCGACGCAACTGGGACTCTCACGAGGACCTGGCCCGCGACCACGGCAGCATGGCCGCCGGGATGGATCGGCCGGCCGCCGCCCTGCTGCTCGACCTGAAGTCGCGCGGGCTGCTCGACGACACGATCATCCTCTGGACTACCGAGTTCGGCCGGATGCCGTGCGGCCAGGGGGGCAAGGGGCGCGACCACAACCCGCTCGCGTTCACCAACTGGCTGGCCGGCGGCGGCATCAAGGGGGGCGTCACCCATGGCGCCAGCGACGAGTGGTCGTACAAGGCGGTCGAGAGCCCGACGGAAGTCTACGACGTGCACGCCACCGTGCTGCACCTGCTGGGCATCGACCACACGCGCCTGACCTATCGCCATAACGGGATTGATCGCCGCCTGACCGACGTGCACGGCCACGTCATCCCGCAGATCCTCGCCTGA
- a CDS encoding PSD1 and planctomycete cytochrome C domain-containing protein, producing the protein MTEPTPRRLVAPLLLLAAMTGHAQAADDPSGGLFRDRVAPVLAGRCVGCHRPGNAKGGLSLADAPGLKAGGESGPAVEPGKPEESLLVEMLTGETPEMPKQGGPLAPEQVEALRAWISQGAHWPEGLVLKEPGDGGTWWSLKPLARPPVPSLDGGGWARTPVDAFILQGLAARGLTPSAEAGRGTLIRRLTFDLHGLPPTPEEVDTFAADPAPDAYERLVDRLLASPRYGERWGRHWLDVVHYGDTHGYDKDKKREHAWRYRDYVIGALNDDIPYGQFVREQVAGDVLNPGDPRGQVATGFIAAGPWDFVGQVELREGTVDKEKTRVLDRDDMVASTVSTFVSLTAHCARCHDHKFDPISQADYYRLQAVFAGVERGNRPVARPDIDRMRGGLERQRAGLIARKAGIVAEVGRRSGANLEALDGEIAALRAQLESAADPAAASPTNGYHSEIGATADVTKWVQVDLGRVVPIDEVRLIPARPTDFRDAPGFGFPRRFRVEIADEPAMTGAANVADHSSEDVPNPGERVVAVPGGGRRGRFVRVTAVRLWERTADYVFALGELEVIADGRNVAAGATVSSLDSIEGGRWGRASLVDGFDSRTKLSDPATIRRSKLMAEVRRAEADRGSKLEAATLPAERAELSAIGVEVASIDRQIKELPGPDAVYGVVSRAPRPIHRLNRGDVEQPAEAVEPGALPCLELARADFSVSDSANEGARRAALAEWLSSPRNALAWRSIANRVWHYHFGRGLVDTPNDFGRNGSKPTHPELLDWLATELIDNGQSLKRLHRLIVTSAVYRQVSGDDAGKAEIDGDSRYLWRMSRRRLDAESLRDSVLTVAGAMDPMMGGPGFSLFRFKDDHSPIYDHESPGVSDPPEGRRRAVYRFVVRSVPNPFIECMDGADPNANTPARSTTITALQALALMNDPFMLAQAKRFASRVEAASPDGPGRADVAHRIALGRPARADEQAALAAYAARHGWANACRILLNSNEFVFID; encoded by the coding sequence ATGACGGAACCGACCCCGAGACGCCTCGTCGCGCCCCTGCTCCTGCTGGCCGCGATGACCGGCCATGCGCAAGCGGCCGACGACCCGTCCGGCGGGCTCTTCCGCGACCGAGTGGCGCCGGTGCTGGCCGGGCGTTGCGTGGGGTGCCACCGGCCGGGCAACGCCAAGGGGGGGCTGTCACTGGCCGACGCACCTGGCCTGAAGGCCGGAGGCGAGAGCGGGCCCGCCGTCGAGCCGGGCAAGCCCGAGGAGAGCCTGCTCGTCGAGATGCTGACCGGCGAGACCCCCGAGATGCCCAAGCAGGGAGGCCCACTGGCCCCCGAGCAGGTCGAGGCCCTTCGTGCCTGGATTAGCCAGGGCGCCCACTGGCCCGAGGGCCTGGTCTTGAAGGAGCCCGGAGACGGCGGGACCTGGTGGTCGCTGAAACCGCTGGCCAGGCCGCCGGTGCCCAGCCTGGACGGCGGCGGCTGGGCCAGGACGCCAGTCGATGCGTTCATCCTCCAAGGGCTGGCCGCGCGCGGCCTGACCCCGAGCGCCGAGGCCGGCCGCGGGACCTTGATCCGCCGCCTGACCTTCGACCTGCATGGACTGCCCCCCACGCCCGAGGAGGTCGACACCTTCGCGGCCGACCCCGCGCCCGACGCCTACGAGCGGCTGGTCGACCGTCTGCTGGCCAGCCCACGCTACGGCGAGCGCTGGGGCCGGCACTGGCTCGACGTGGTGCATTATGGGGACACCCACGGATATGATAAAGACAAGAAACGCGAGCATGCCTGGCGTTATCGAGATTACGTGATCGGGGCGCTCAACGACGACATTCCTTATGGGCAGTTCGTCCGCGAGCAGGTGGCCGGCGACGTCCTGAACCCGGGCGACCCGCGCGGCCAGGTGGCCACCGGGTTCATCGCGGCGGGCCCCTGGGACTTCGTCGGCCAGGTCGAGCTTCGCGAGGGGACCGTCGACAAGGAGAAGACGCGGGTGCTGGACCGCGACGACATGGTGGCCAGCACCGTCTCCACCTTCGTCAGCCTGACGGCCCACTGCGCACGCTGCCATGATCATAAGTTCGACCCCATCTCGCAGGCCGACTACTACCGCCTCCAGGCCGTCTTCGCGGGCGTGGAACGCGGCAACCGCCCGGTGGCCAGGCCCGACATCGACCGGATGCGGGGCGGTTTGGAACGTCAACGCGCAGGCTTGATCGCCCGCAAGGCCGGGATCGTCGCGGAGGTCGGGCGGCGATCCGGGGCGAACCTCGAGGCGCTCGACGGCGAGATCGCGGCCCTTCGGGCGCAGCTCGAATCGGCGGCCGATCCGGCCGCGGCCAGCCCGACGAACGGGTATCACAGCGAGATCGGCGCGACGGCCGACGTGACCAAGTGGGTGCAGGTGGACCTGGGCCGCGTCGTGCCAATCGACGAGGTCCGGCTCATCCCGGCGCGACCGACCGACTTCCGCGATGCGCCCGGCTTCGGCTTCCCCCGACGATTTCGGGTGGAGATCGCCGACGAGCCCGCCATGACGGGTGCCGCCAACGTGGCCGATCATTCGAGCGAGGACGTGCCGAATCCCGGGGAAAGGGTGGTCGCGGTGCCCGGCGGCGGGCGACGCGGCCGGTTCGTGCGGGTGACGGCCGTGCGGCTCTGGGAGCGGACAGCCGATTATGTGTTCGCGCTCGGTGAGCTCGAAGTGATTGCCGACGGCCGGAACGTCGCCGCGGGCGCGACGGTCTCGTCGCTCGACTCGATCGAAGGAGGCCGCTGGGGCCGTGCGAGCCTGGTCGATGGCTTCGACAGCCGGACCAAGCTCTCCGACCCCGCCACCATCCGAAGGTCGAAGCTGATGGCCGAGGTCCGCCGCGCCGAGGCCGATCGCGGCTCGAAGCTCGAAGCGGCCACCCTGCCGGCCGAGCGGGCCGAACTTTCCGCCATCGGTGTCGAGGTCGCCTCGATCGATCGACAGATCAAGGAGCTTCCCGGGCCCGATGCCGTCTACGGCGTCGTCTCTCGCGCCCCCAGGCCGATTCATCGCCTGAATCGCGGAGATGTCGAGCAGCCCGCGGAGGCGGTCGAGCCGGGGGCCTTGCCTTGTCTGGAGCTGGCCCGGGCGGATTTCTCGGTCTCGGACTCAGCGAACGAAGGGGCACGACGGGCGGCGCTCGCGGAGTGGCTGAGCAGCCCCCGGAATGCCCTGGCCTGGCGGTCGATCGCCAACCGGGTCTGGCATTATCACTTCGGCCGGGGCTTGGTCGACACGCCGAACGACTTCGGCCGCAACGGGTCGAAGCCGACGCATCCGGAGCTGCTCGACTGGCTGGCCACCGAGCTAATCGACAACGGCCAATCCTTGAAGCGGCTGCACCGCCTGATCGTGACGAGCGCCGTGTACCGCCAGGTATCCGGCGACGATGCGGGTAAGGCGGAGATTGACGGCGACAGCCGCTACCTCTGGCGGATGAGCCGGCGGCGGCTGGATGCCGAGAGCCTGCGCGATTCGGTGCTGACGGTGGCCGGGGCGATGGACCCCATGATGGGGGGCCCCGGGTTCTCCCTCTTCCGGTTCAAGGACGATCATTCGCCCATCTACGACCACGAGTCGCCGGGCGTTTCCGACCCCCCCGAGGGGCGCCGGCGGGCCGTCTACCGGTTCGTGGTGCGGAGCGTGCCGAACCCGTTCATCGAGTGCATGGACGGCGCCGACCCGAACGCGAACACGCCGGCGCGGTCGACGACGATCACGGCGCTGCAAGCATTGGCGCTCATGAATGATCCGTTCATGCTGGCGCAAGCGAAGCGGTTCGCGTCGCGGGTCGAGGCCGCCTCGCCCGACGGCCCCGGCCGTGCCGACGTGGCCCACCGGATCGCGCTGGGCAGGCCGGCTCGGGCCGACGAACAGGCCGCCCTTGCCGCCTACGCGGCTCGCCATGGATGGGCCAATGCCTGCCGGATCCTGCTCAATTCGAATGAGTTTGTGTTCATTGATTGA
- a CDS encoding DUF4303 domain-containing protein codes for MPHADFSLIRREIRDAARREFSEIRSKAPGESFYTFALYSDGDATTVCPAANTEQGYERRVKKYRSDREFMEMLKSFNLPFSPFDYRWGTNEWAHLHGGSGHFAAVSAKISADDAYDATADDGFAKHKGRVFAAMLLGLKDLDAEGFFGVGEQRERIILFCSATDASETAWLEEESARRLNSAAAYQSFFDQWITNTVMAENLADHKLDLDDDEVYREFSLSLEAG; via the coding sequence ATGCCACACGCCGATTTCTCGCTCATACGCCGCGAGATCAGGGACGCCGCGAGGCGTGAATTCAGCGAGATCCGGTCGAAGGCGCCCGGCGAGTCGTTCTACACCTTCGCGCTTTATTCCGACGGGGACGCGACGACCGTCTGCCCCGCCGCGAACACGGAGCAGGGGTACGAACGCAGGGTGAAGAAATACCGCTCCGACCGCGAGTTCATGGAGATGCTGAAGTCGTTCAACCTCCCGTTCTCCCCGTTCGACTACCGCTGGGGCACCAACGAGTGGGCCCATCTCCACGGCGGATCCGGCCACTTCGCCGCCGTGTCCGCCAAGATCAGCGCAGATGACGCGTACGATGCGACGGCCGACGACGGGTTCGCCAAGCACAAGGGCCGGGTCTTCGCCGCGATGCTGCTCGGTTTGAAGGACCTGGATGCGGAGGGGTTCTTCGGGGTGGGCGAGCAACGCGAGCGAATCATCCTCTTCTGCTCCGCCACCGATGCAAGCGAGACGGCCTGGCTGGAAGAGGAATCGGCGCGTCGCCTGAACTCGGCCGCCGCTTATCAGTCATTCTTCGACCAATGGATCACCAACACGGTCATGGCGGAAAATCTCGCCGATCACAAACTCGACCTCGACGATGACGAGGTTTACCGCGAGTTCTCGCTGAGCCTGGAAGCGGGCTGA
- the thiD gene encoding bifunctional hydroxymethylpyrimidine kinase/phosphomethylpyrimidine kinase, whose translation MHADMTKPPACLAIGGSDSSGGAGIQADLKTFAALGTYGASAIAALTAQNTNGVQGVLGIPAAFVRQQVESVLSDLPIAAIKVGMLGDPEVIQVVAALLANVPQIPVVIDPVCVSRGGDSLIEPGAWQALRDLLLPLATVATPNRHELALLAGTPPVTDELTLRIAGRALAVRIGRPVLAKGGSALPEALDLLILPDGQFTRLTAPDAPIPTRHTHGAGCTLAAAIAAYLAKGLPLPEAALEAKRHVTGAIRHAPGLGSGHGPVNHAWNST comes from the coding sequence GTGCACGCCGACATGACCAAGCCCCCCGCCTGCCTGGCCATCGGCGGCAGCGACAGCTCGGGCGGGGCGGGAATCCAGGCCGACCTCAAGACGTTCGCGGCCCTGGGAACTTACGGGGCCAGCGCCATCGCCGCCCTGACCGCGCAGAACACCAACGGGGTGCAGGGAGTGCTGGGCATCCCCGCGGCGTTCGTCCGCCAGCAGGTCGAGTCGGTCCTGTCCGACCTGCCGATCGCCGCCATCAAGGTCGGCATGCTAGGCGACCCCGAGGTCATCCAGGTCGTCGCCGCACTCCTCGCCAACGTCCCGCAAATCCCGGTCGTCATCGACCCCGTCTGCGTCTCGCGCGGGGGAGACTCGCTCATCGAGCCGGGCGCCTGGCAGGCCTTGCGCGATCTGCTCCTTCCGCTGGCCACGGTGGCCACCCCCAACCGCCACGAACTGGCCCTGCTCGCGGGCACGCCCCCCGTCACCGACGAGCTGACCCTGCGGATCGCCGGCCGAGCCCTTGCCGTCCGGATCGGCCGGCCCGTGCTGGCCAAGGGGGGCTCCGCCTTGCCCGAAGCCCTTGACTTGCTCATCCTGCCCGACGGCCAGTTCACGCGCCTGACCGCCCCCGACGCCCCCATCCCCACCCGTCACACCCACGGAGCCGGCTGCACCCTCGCCGCCGCCATCGCCGCCTACCTCGCCAAAGGCCTCCCCCTGCCCGAGGCCGCCCTCGAAGCCAAGCGCCATGTCACCGGAGCCATCCGCCACGCCCCCGGCCTCGGTTCCGGCCACGGGCCCGTCAACCACGCCTGGAATTCGACCTGA
- a CDS encoding PEP-CTERM sorting domain-containing protein: protein MAQGVSSRPRVVIAALIALFSTATLAHASQIKYELTDLGAADGSNSYLTYLSADDQAAFRSGSFDQWAHPPGHSWRSSYYTYKGDYDTLESRTWRDEVRDNSTNNMGQSVGNALLNSSGPSGDFSSRTSIGYVYNPFTKLDTWSNTIGGAIPMFDVRVGNWENTAVAINDHGQIIGSYSPAGQLFFSERSYLTGPNVQLFEAAANSAPEALNNAGQVVGWTKQDAKNWYSTKLAAIFEDGKTIDLNGLLIPSASSLTLIEARGIDASGRIAGVAKDPNGVVHAYLLTPHAQPVPEPSTLALFGVCLAGGLIRHRWRSKGRAEAR from the coding sequence ATGGCCCAAGGCGTCTCATCGCGGCCCCGCGTCGTGATCGCAGCCCTGATCGCGCTGTTCTCGACGGCTACGCTCGCCCATGCGAGCCAGATTAAATATGAGCTGACCGACCTCGGCGCCGCGGACGGTTCGAACAGCTATTTGACGTACCTCTCGGCCGACGATCAGGCTGCGTTCAGGTCGGGCTCGTTCGACCAGTGGGCACATCCCCCGGGACATTCATGGCGAAGTAGCTATTACACATATAAGGGTGATTACGATACGTTGGAGTCGAGAACCTGGAGAGACGAGGTCCGCGATAATTCGACGAACAATATGGGCCAGAGTGTCGGGAATGCTTTGCTCAATAGTTCCGGCCCCAGTGGCGACTTCAGCAGTCGGACTTCCATCGGCTACGTCTACAATCCATTCACCAAGCTGGACACCTGGAGCAACACGATCGGCGGAGCAATACCCATGTTCGATGTCCGGGTCGGGAACTGGGAAAATACTGCCGTCGCGATCAATGACCATGGGCAGATTATCGGGAGCTACTCCCCTGCTGGACAACTCTTCTTCAGTGAGCGGTCCTATCTCACGGGGCCGAATGTTCAGTTGTTCGAGGCGGCCGCGAACTCGGCGCCTGAGGCCCTGAATAACGCCGGGCAGGTCGTCGGCTGGACCAAGCAGGACGCGAAGAACTGGTACAGCACCAAGCTCGCCGCGATCTTCGAGGACGGCAAGACGATTGACCTGAATGGCCTGCTCATCCCCTCGGCGTCGAGCCTGACCCTCATCGAGGCGCGGGGGATCGACGCGTCCGGGCGGATCGCCGGGGTTGCCAAGGACCCGAACGGAGTCGTGCACGCCTACCTGCTGACCCCGCACGCCCAGCCCGTGCCGGAACCGAGCACGCTCGCTCTGTTCGGAGTCTGTCTGGCCGGCGGCCTGATCCGCCATCGCTGGCGGAGCAAGGGTCGCGCCGAGGCCCGCTGA